DNA from Elaeis guineensis isolate ETL-2024a chromosome 2, EG11, whole genome shotgun sequence:
GCAGCCATGGCGGCTAGCCGGAGGCCCTCCGGCAGCCTCTCCAATGgctttttctcctttcttttcttttttcctctctctctatctttcttttcctcctcccgATTCGCTTCCTCTACTTTGTGTCAATTCACACCGGTCCGGTTCGATATGTACCCATACCGCCCCGTACCATCGGCTGGCATGGGTTCCGGTACCGAATCCGCGAACCTTGACTAGTCCACTTAATCTCCATCAACATACTAAAACCATATTTGCTTCTTTTTATCTCTgtttgaagaatatttaacatgaTGAACCAGAGATTTTCTGATGAATGTGATTCCTAGGAACCCTCAAAGTGTgttttaaaaggaaagaaagcAGCTATCTCAAATAGATGGGGATCTTTGTTCGGTCACTTgggtatttctttttttttttttttaaatggttgAGAATGAAACAATTTTGGTTTAGTCTCCACACTGCAAATCACACACAAATCCTAGAGGTCCTAGAAACTAATGTCAGATGCCAACAATACAGTCTTCTTGCTGCACTCTTGAAGGCATAAGGTCTTCACTGAAAATAAATGATCTACGACAATTCCTAAAGAAAACTTTAAGAGAACAATCAAGTAAACTGAACTTAGTTATCTTACCATCGTTCTTAGCATTCTTCCTTCTGAGGAAAAGCAATAACAGGATTAAGGTCAGCAAAATTACAACACAAGAAGCAGCAACTATGCCCAAAATAGCTCCAAGAGATAGATTGCTTTCTCCTGTATCTGGCTTGAAGTCTTCCAAGAAGATATGATCAGACATCATCATTATATAAGTAATTCAACAGGAAATAAGAAATGCTCTTTTAAGGGCTTACTTGGTGTAACTGAAATTGCAGATATAAGAGGCCCATATACACCTAATTGTGGAATGGCATTTGTCCCTTTGCCAGCCCACTGAAAGTGAATTTCCAAGGTGCCATCTACAGTAGCATTATATGACTGAATAATTTTCTTACCAGTCCCATTTGCTGCTTTTGCAATATTGAAGTCCTGCAAAACCTTCTTTCCCTGTGGAATAAACAGTTTTGTCATGCAAGAAAGTATTATTTGCATGCTCACGTTTTGACACTGACACGGTAGAATGTAAAAACAGAATATAATGAATGTAGTATTTAGAATATTATTAAAGTAAGCAAAAGAAAAATGTGAGACCTAAGGATtgtaaaaataaagaaagatacCTGAATTGATACATCAAATAAACGCTCTCCAACACTAAAGTATGTCTGGTCATCAGTGAACATAATTTCAGCAAAACGAAGATCGACTGTATAACTTCCTTTCTGTAAGCAAAGACCATAGTATTTGAGAGACAGAGGATTCAGCCGGGCAGTCATGTACAACTCTGGTTCAGTCATGTTCAGTGCTGATACATTTGTAGCAATATAGTTTGCATCGTCATTTGCCGAAAAAACTCCTGTGCTGCTATAAGCCCATTTCCCACTATCAGAGGCAGCATATCTTGATGGACCCTGCTGTGATGAATCATCTTCGTATTCATTGTCATCAATGATCACTTTAGGACCACCACAGTTTATGAACACCTTGTAGTCTGCAAATATTACAAAACACAATGATAGCCATTCATAGCTATggttttgtttagatattttagcATATCTCAGTACTTTGGAATATAAGCCTCAATCTCTTTAAAAAGAAGAACTTAAACAAATTATTGTACCTACTTCTAGCTTTCCCAGTACAAGGGAGATTATGCCTTAAACATGTTgcaatcctacaagaaaaaaaagaaatagtaCGTAGAAATTACCAAAGCATACTGTTAAAACTAAAATTGACATGATAAGGACCTATATGAATTAAAAAATGAAGACAACATAATATATAAAAAGCTTACATATCATTGTTTGTTGATGAATAACTAGAAACCAAATTCCTACAAGCAAAAAATTGAAATCATAGGAGAAGGATTAAATAAGTTAACAACTAAAACGAATTGATTGTGAGGGAATATGAAATTTGAGAATCCTTACACATTCCCTTGTTGACAATTGGCTGGTGCCGGAGATCCTGTAAAAGAGTTATATGAAAGATCTCTGCAATTTTGAGTAACATAAAGTCATAAAATGATTGAGATGAATTTTAGCACTGAACAATGTTTTTGACATTTCTAACCAAGACTACGACTCATCATAACCAAATGAATAGAAAGTTCTGAGCAAATAAACATACATGTTTTTTCTACTGCTCAAGATCCAACTGGGTATTGCTCCATTTAGCATGTTATTAGTAAGGAACCTACATGAGAAAATGCAAGAGATATATACAAGAcaattcatcaaaaagaaaaggaacgTAACGAATAGAAAACTAGAGTAAAACTTCCCAAATAAGGAAACTATTAGTCATGTAACATAATATGTTCATCTAGTTTGCTTACATAAAACCGATTGAATTTTGAAGGCCATCAAAGCTTTTCGGAATTGAACCTGTCAAGTTGTTAAAGCTAAGGTCTCTGCAGGATAAACACAATATACAACAAATAAGCAGGAAATGTTTGCACCTGTGTCGCTGACTTGTATTATGTCTTCTTAATAGTAGATAGTGCGAAAAAGAACTGTAACACAAACAACTTATGAAGCTAAAGTCATGAAAAGAAGCCTCTGAACAAACTTACAAGACATAGAGAGTGGTCATCTCTCCAATAAAATCAGGGAGTTCACCAGATATAGACAAGTTCCTCAACACACTGCATCATACCGACAACTAATATGCATTAAGTAGGAGAATAAACACGCTTCATCATATATTATACTATTAATCTTTGTTGACTTCAATTCCATTCACACTTACAGATATTTCAAGCTTGTCATGTTCTGCAATGGAGGGAACTTCCCATCCCCTCCTTTCCAGTCAGACACTCTCCTGCAGTGCCAACCTCAGTAATTAATAAACACTATAAATCACTGGACTAACCAAAGTGAGTGAAGTAAAGCATTAAAAAGGGTCTTACAGCTGAGTTATGGCTACCAACTTTTCTAATACGGGAGGAAATGGCCCCTCCATCAACGTCCCTTGCATATCTCTAGGAACAGATTGTTCAAGATTCAAATCATTAATCATTCAAACGAAGGACTCATCCGGCATTGCCTTTCTTTTTGAAAAAcggaaaagaaaaagatttcaGTTTTGGCTGGTTTGTTCCTGAAGTTTTCTTAGAGTTTTTAAAACTTTTTGctgtaaaaaaattttacttcCAAAAGTAtggaaatagaaagaaaataagcCGTTCGGGAATTCCGTCGAACATTGTGTGCGCAAGAGTTTCGAATATCAATTGCACAAGTTTGGACGAAGCTGATGTTACAGTGTAGACCAAATATTTCAAAAGACTAAAGGAAGTTTAAGATTTAATCACATAAATTTTCAGTATAAGGCGTGAAAAAAAGGGGGCTACACGGGCATAACACGGGATAAGAGCATTTCAGTTCAGTGGCAAAATTATAGCGTttggcaggaaaaaaaaaaaatccagctaataataaatatttaaaaaatcattTTTTGGCAGAATTGGATAAACCTTTTGTTAGTGAACCAAAAGATCTTCATTGGTTTTATGGTGAGAGAAGAAGAGGACAAAGAACTGGTTCCCCTTCATTTCCCGTGAACAATAATGAAGATAATTATGTCAGCAATGTTGCGTGTGAGAAAGGAAAAGGATCATGGATCATGGTATTAATCTCTTTCCACTTCCCtttcttatcttttaatttttttaataaataatagtGGCGAGAAAAATATGTAAGGTCAGTCTAgtccaacataattttttttttccaattttgtGAAAAATTGCAGAATTAGTAATTAATTGATTTCTTAGAAATAcccaaaatactgtcaaaataataattatcaaaactaataatattttctttacagattatttaaaaataaacaaaaaaataaaatatgttagAATAAAAGAATTAGTAAAAGGAATCAATGCAACACCATTTGCTGCCAAACGTCAATGAATTAGTATCCGTACTCACAGATGATCAAGTTTCGTCCAATTTCCAATGAAGCTTGGAATTTTGCCAGAGATTGGGTTTCCATCAATTCTACTGCAAGAAGGAGCTAGAAGTTTTCAGAATctaccttaatttatttgattataGGTAGCATATCAAAATGGTCCGGAGACCTATGGCTAGTGGCAAAAAGAATTATAGTCATTAAGTTGACCGGTGGGTGCACCTACTAACAGAATGGTGGGAAGAGATTCCTGACTTACAAATCTGTCATGTTCCTGAGTTTCCCAAACGAGTCTGGCAACTCTCCACTTAAGTTATTTGCCGAAACAAGGCTGTAGGGAAGGAAACAAAATGCAATTATAACATAGAATAGTTAACAGTTCTTTAGCTTAACAAATAAgagttgtaatttttttattttataacgaTAAGAGTTGGAGTTTTAATTAAAAATAGCTTGTGTATACATGAGAGGGGACTTACAAGCTCCTTTAAGTTGATCAGGTTACCAAGTGCTGATGGAATAGAGCCTTGCAGTTGGTTATCTTCCAGAACCCTATAAGACAGcagataattataaaataataatttaaaaaaaaaaaaaaaagcttcgagCACccataaattgtatatgaaaagTTCATCAAGCTCATAACGGCTAACTTGGCAACTCTAGAATCAAACAGTCGATCATATTTGGcaataaattcatgtgcatttagataaaagaggtaaagagaaaataaaagtgGAGGAAAGGTGAAGTACAGCTCCTCAAGGGTTGTCATTCTTCCAAGCTCTTGTGGAATCGTCCCAGAGATTCGGTTTTCCCAAAAGTGACCTACATTGAAGCCAGGCAGGATTATGTCACTTGTACAATTTTTCTTTGATCCTTTTTTCTTGAAAAGAATCTAGGAGGAAGATGTGAGACAAAATACAGATGGGTGAGGGGAAGGGATGCCCAGGCTGCAGGAATAGATCCACTGAGATAGTTCCAAGTTAAATCTCTGTTGCATAAACAAAATACATAGACAAAATAATGGCATGAGATTAAGGTCTCTTAAATTCCTATATTTTCACTATACTATTGCCATGTAGACTTACAAATCGGTTAAGAAGTAAGGTTGGACAACTCCTTAGGAAGAACTCCAGTCAGGTTCTGACCCTTGAGCAAACTAAAATCCAAAAATATGCAACCATGTAATGAAAATATACAAAAAGATTTGATTACGACAATAATCTCAAAGCTGTCACTTTGAGAAGAAATATATTTAGCTTTACACCGCACAAGTTGGGAATAATGAACTGATAGgattatatatatttaagaaGTTGTATATATCTAAAAGTTGCATTTCTAATTATATGATATGGTTTGCTTGTATTTATATGCACTTgcaattaaacaaaaaaatatttgctaGATGTAACTCCATATTtaataatctaaaatatataataacTTATTAGAGAGAATAACAGATACGATATTACTTCATNNNNNNNNNNNNNNNNNNNNNNNNNNNNNNNNNNNNNNNNNNNNNNNNNNNNNNNNNNNNNNNNNNNNNNNNNNNNNNNNNNNNNNNNNNNNNNNNNNNNTTTGCAAACATtatttcttgaaaattatataatatctgaattatctagttgagatatttgttacttactgggctgtctatctcattacctttctttctatttttcagattcagataattaattttcgagcgtggaagaaatattgggacagagcttttagaggcgagattttagcattgtcaacttcattgaacttagatctattgttttatttttagcaaaattttatcggatgtaagatatttattttaattatttgaattagagttgaatataaatatttaaatttattccgctgtgatgcattgatatcgtgatgagatgccttgcatgcttatggagagggttctacataagtatgcggcggttgccatgaccctcgattcacaatctcgggttgggggcgtgacaattaatatggtatcagagcataagtggataaattatgacacataaaatttgacatagtatgagtgtaggtgggtaaacattaagaatattgggacgttaaagtatgagcatcataataaatctatcctaagaaaatagataaatgaatctaataagattttactactacaaggttaccatgcctctccgtagaatgacaagaactactcaaggaattacaAGAGAgatatcacaaccacgggatggtagcactccccatctgatcagtggcacccctcaggaggagggagtcgtagatcctaatgggagtacttcgagagcacgtcaggaaccagatatggctcagttaatgtagACCCTAATCAGAATGGTTCATGCACAACAACAGATACAGCAGCAAATATTTGAACAACAGTAGATACAATGAGATGCACAACAACATCCACCACAcaaacatggagagcaaccagtacaacggaacaacatttcagaatttaaaaagcttgctcctccagctttcaaggagactactgaacctttggaggctgataactggataatggagatggagaaggccttcgctgtccaagagtgtcttgatgaagaaaagattcgatatgcagcttatctactacaaggagaagcatacaactggtgtcaacgactacagcgcaagcatgaacaagacggcgaaatacttacctgagaaagatttcgggttgcattctacgatcaatatttttctcggagtataaggatccagaaagagcaagagtttatttatttgaagtaaaagggtatgagtgtgactgaatatgaagtaaaatttacagagttagcaaaatttgcttcgagattagtggatggtgagcaagaacgtgttcacaagtttgagatgggactgagaactgagattcgaaaataagtggttccatatgaattgacaacttatgcagatgtggtaaacaaaacactgataattgaaagggaagtcaatgaagaacgcatggaaagggaaagaaagcaaagaaagagagcaaaatcaaatgatacacatgggcagataataaaaacatcaaaagatcagctaagggagcaatagataataagacttaacaaattgatggtgagccgtgctctagacgtggcaaaaatcatgcagacaaggattgctattggaatacaggtgcttgtttcaaatgtggtcagatggatcataaaattgctagctgcccgctaaatactgaaaatcaagtttggccaaagaactcatgaaggacaacataagggtggtggacagatttttaaaacccagggaagagtttatgcgcttactcaacagaatgcacaggcttccaatacactggtgacaggtatgaaaaatttcgaggatgaaatttctttttagggtgaagaatgtcatagcccaaaacctagcccaagcccaagcccataccgtcgagacccaagcccaaaaaaaaaaaaacagagaaaaaatcgggaagaagactcccgataggagtctccttctccggcgagaccgggcgagatcgaaatcctaggacctctcggagtcctagggttctctataaaaaGGACCTTTCCCTCCCttgaagccgatcatcggcccttttcccctccctttctctccgattttctcaaATTAGACGCGGACACCCGCCTagttctcgccgtgactgctcaccgacgaggtcaccggaggtcgaggtgagtttcctttctctttccctcttccttccccttcctcccgtgcccttgtgcgtggctgccggcgacgggagtcgccgattttcgatcggaaaaagggacctctgttttggtctctttttcccgtgaatttttcggcgccggcgatcgcaatcgatcgccggccatgctcctccgtgaccgggggagtggcccccctctgccgccggcctccgtcgcggtggccgtggcctgaacggcccggcacaaggaggggactgccgtcccttgttcggcctggaaggagcccgagagaagaagaagaagaaaaagaagaaaaagaagaaaagaaaagaaaaagatgaaaaagagaaaagaaaaaaataaaataaaataataataataataaaatatatatatacatatatatataataaataaataaataaaaataaatgagagagagagttttctctctctcctctctcttctttcagtctgaacacttactttctctctctggaattggactctttttctctactttctctctctagaatttttttctctagattgtttctctctcttgatggattttctctctctctaaagttattcctctaggattagcatagtggaaggtttcatttgatgattttgatcgagtttagggaagagtctgattttaagtgaggttttgatttgggatctgtttagattgaattttgaattaaaattaatgtaaaaaatataattttggataataggcatggaagaatttcttagaagttagtcgatctgttcattcagtgctccgtgaaaggtaagtaatgaatcatcttcttgagatattccatatttattctgaaaataaataattattctctgaaattatgcatgatttatgaaattatgttttgaaagaaaagtgcttttgaaatattatggtatgtcgattatgaacacgttcagtgaaaaattatggtatattatgatacaaagtgtattgatatagatcggatttatgctctcagcctaactatatttcagtgggccccgccaatggggattatacgttggtattcagtggaccctgctagtgggggttgtgcgctggtgtttgtggaccctgccagtggaggttgtgcactggtatttgtggacccagCTATATATGATATATGCAATTAATTATATCTTTAATATAGTATGTCAGCTGTAGATCTAGTTGATATGCTCCGATATTTCATGATTTTCACTAGTATTAGCTGAAGATCTTTTCTGAAATTCTCTAATAATATATGATTAGCTATATATAGCATATACTAAAATCTAGATATGCATGGTTGATACAATAAGCTATATATATCTATGCAATCACATAC
Protein-coding regions in this window:
- the LOC105036678 gene encoding probable LRR receptor-like serine/threonine-protein kinase At1g53440 isoform X2 → MKIFWFTNKRDMQGTLMEGPFPPVLEKLVAITQLRVSDWKGGDGKFPPLQNMTSLKYLVLRNLSISGELPDFIGEMTTLYVLDLSFNNLTGSIPKSFDGLQNSIGFMFLTNNMLNGAIPSWILSSRKNIDLSYNSFTGSPAPANCQQGNVNLVSSYSSTNNDMIATCLRHNLPCTGKARNYKVFINCGGPKVIIDDNEYEDDSSQQGPSRYAASDSGKWAYSSTGVFSANDDANYIATNVSALNMTEPELYMTARLNPLSLKYYGLCLQKGSYTVDLRFAEIMFTDDQTYFSVGERLFDVSIQGKKVLQDFNIAKAANGTGKKIIQSYNATVDGTLEIHFQWAGKGTNAIPQLGVYGPLISAISVTPNFKPDTGESNLSLGAILGIVAASCVVILLTLILLLLFLRRKNAKNDELRDLKLQTGYFSLKQIKAATNNFDRANKIGEGGFGPVYKGVVPDGSVIAVKQLSSKSKQGNREFLNEIAVISAVQHPNLVKLYGCCIEGNQLLLIYEYMENNSLARALFGPEEYQLKLNWKTRRKICLEVARGLTYLHEESRLKIVHRDIKATNILLDKDLNAKISDFGLARLDEEENTHISTRIAGTLGYMAPEYATRGYLTEKADVYSFGVVILEIVSGMSNTSFRPREDFVFLLDWAYVLQEEGRLLELIDPSLGSSYSKEEAMQMLNLAIICTNLSPTLRPSMSTVVSMLDGKIPVQAPTTKSRDSSSMDPRIRSYEEMSQESQAHSIPTDDQWFDTSISAQSSKEEITPLSQSSKLTSDHSL
- the LOC105036678 gene encoding probable LRR receptor-like serine/threonine-protein kinase At1g53440 isoform X1, which gives rise to MTDFRIDGNPISGKIPSFIGNWTKLDHLDMQGTLMEGPFPPVLEKLVAITQLRVSDWKGGDGKFPPLQNMTSLKYLVLRNLSISGELPDFIGEMTTLYVLDLSFNNLTGSIPKSFDGLQNSIGFMFLTNNMLNGAIPSWILSSRKNIDLSYNSFTGSPAPANCQQGNVNLVSSYSSTNNDMIATCLRHNLPCTGKARNYKVFINCGGPKVIIDDNEYEDDSSQQGPSRYAASDSGKWAYSSTGVFSANDDANYIATNVSALNMTEPELYMTARLNPLSLKYYGLCLQKGSYTVDLRFAEIMFTDDQTYFSVGERLFDVSIQGKKVLQDFNIAKAANGTGKKIIQSYNATVDGTLEIHFQWAGKGTNAIPQLGVYGPLISAISVTPNFKPDTGESNLSLGAILGIVAASCVVILLTLILLLLFLRRKNAKNDELRDLKLQTGYFSLKQIKAATNNFDRANKIGEGGFGPVYKGVVPDGSVIAVKQLSSKSKQGNREFLNEIAVISAVQHPNLVKLYGCCIEGNQLLLIYEYMENNSLARALFGPEEYQLKLNWKTRRKICLEVARGLTYLHEESRLKIVHRDIKATNILLDKDLNAKISDFGLARLDEEENTHISTRIAGTLGYMAPEYATRGYLTEKADVYSFGVVILEIVSGMSNTSFRPREDFVFLLDWAYVLQEEGRLLELIDPSLGSSYSKEEAMQMLNLAIICTNLSPTLRPSMSTVVSMLDGKIPVQAPTTKSRDSSSMDPRIRSYEEMSQESQAHSIPTDDQWFDTSISAQSSKEEITPLSQSSKLTSDHSL